The DNA window GTTCCAGGCGCTCCCAAACCTGCTCGCCGCCGGCAACTTCGAGGATGTGCTCGCGGTGGCCGATGAGCTCGCGATCAACAATCCCTTCTGGCTCGATCCGCATCGGTACGCTTCTGCGGCGCTCGACGCGCTCGGGGACGACTACGTCCCGGCGAAGCAAGCCCTCCTCGGCGAAGTTGCGTTGCTCCTTCAGCGTGCGCCCAACCTCTCGAACATGTCCTTCAGCGATGGAACTCCCTTCGCGGACGAGGAGACCAAGGACTGGATTCAGGCCGAGGTCAGTGCGGGCGGCGGCGGCGGTGGAGCTGCCCCGGCACGCGCGAAGAACTACGTCGACAAGCCCCTCTCCGAGGCGCGGGGCCTCCTCGCGGGGGATCAGCCCGTCGAGGCGCTCGCCGTTCTGAGCAAGGCGGTCCAGGTGGCCCCGACACCGCTCGATAAGTTCCGCACCAAGCTAGCGCTCGCGCAGATGTGCATCGAACTTCAGCACTTCCTCATCGCGCGCGCTCAGCTCGAGGCCCTCGAGCGCACCGCCGAGCAACACCACCTGATGGACTGGCAGCCCGAACTCTGCGCCGAGCTGTACTCTGGTCTCTACACCGTCCTCCGCGCCCTCAATCAGGGCTACGAGGTGACCCCTGAAGCACGGGATCAGGAGCAGCGGGCGCTCGAACGGCTGTGCCAGCTGGACGCATCGGCAGCCTTCAAGCTCCTGAGCGCCTGACCGAAGCGACGCACCGAGCGAAACGCTGCGACCGCAAGTCTGAACGCGCGATGAGACGTACTTCGGCCCACCCATGGTCGATGTGCGTCGCACGCGTCTTCCATATTCGCCACGCTCCCCATCTCCCCCATGAGCGGGTTGGCGCGTGGCGTCAGGGCCTACGAAAAGCGCTCGGAACCTCTTCCCGCCCAGAGTGCATTCTGAGATATGCTCGGGCGCCCCTTTCGGGATTGGGGGGGACAAGCCAGATGACTGACTTGGCCCCCGACGTGGACCATGGCCGACGGCCGACGCGAGGCCGCTTCGGGAACAGCTCAGCACGAGGGGAAAGGAGCCTTCTGCGATGTCGTCGAAAGAGCAATCCGTAGCGCCCAAAGAGCGCGTCAACATCACGTACAAGCCGGCTACCGGCAATGCGAAGGAAGACGTCGAGCTGCCCCTGAAGCTCCTGATGCTCGGTGATTACACCGGCCGGCCCGACCCGCGGCCGCTCGAGGATCGCAAGCCGATCAACGTCGACAAGGACAACTTCCAGAAGGTGATGAGCGAGCAGAAGCTCTCGCTCACCACCAACGTCAAGAACCGCCTCTCCGACAACGAGGACGACGAGCTCACGGTCAACCTCAAGTTCCGTCGCCTCGGCGACATGGAGCCCGAGGCCATTGCGAACCAGGTGCCCGAGCTGAAGAAGCTGCTCGACCTGCGCGCGGCGCTCACCGCGCTCAAGGGCCCCCTCGGCAACGAGAAGGCCTTCCGCAACAAGATTCAGCAGATTCTCAGCGACCCGGCCCAGCGCAACCGGCTGGTCACCGAGCTCGGCCTTCAGAAGGGAGAGGAGTGATCCATGGCGACTGAGACGCAGGCGGCAGGGGGAGTCGGGGCGCAGACCCTCGAAGGGAACTCGCTGCTCGAAGAGATCCTTGCCGAGACGAAGATGACGCCAGGCGACGAGGCCTACGAGATCGCCAAGCGTGGCGTTCAGGCCTTCATCGCCGAGCTGGTGACGCCGAAGCGCGAAGGCGAGAAGATCGACAAGGCGCTCGTCGACGCGATGATCTCCGAGATCGACGCCAAGCTCTCCCGGCAGGTGGACGAGATCCTCCACGACCCGAGCTTCCAGAAGCTCGAGAGCGCGTGGCGCGGTCTCAAGTTCCTGATCGACCGCACCGACTTCCGCGAGAACGTCAAGATCGAGCTCCTCAACTGCTCGAAGGAAGATCTCCTCAACGACTTCGAGGACGCCCCCGAGGTCGTGAAGAGCGGCCTGTACAAGACCGTGTACTCGGCCGAGTTCGGTCAGTTCGGTGGCAAGCCCTACGGCGCGATCGTCTCGAACTACGACTTTGGTCCCGGGCCTCAGGACATCGCCTTGCTGCAGAAGTGCGCGGCCGTCGCGACCATGGCGCACGCGCCGTTCCTCGCCGCTGCGGGCCCCCAGTTCTTCGGCCTGAAGGACTACCTGAACCTGCCGAACCTGAAGGA is part of the Chondromyces crocatus genome and encodes:
- the tssB gene encoding type VI secretion system contractile sheath small subunit — its product is MSSKEQSVAPKERVNITYKPATGNAKEDVELPLKLLMLGDYTGRPDPRPLEDRKPINVDKDNFQKVMSEQKLSLTTNVKNRLSDNEDDELTVNLKFRRLGDMEPEAIANQVPELKKLLDLRAALTALKGPLGNEKAFRNKIQQILSDPAQRNRLVTELGLQKGEE